From Sporosarcina sp. Te-1, the proteins below share one genomic window:
- the ltrA gene encoding group II intron reverse transcriptase/maturase, protein MLMERILSRENLLSALKRVERNKGSHGVDGMPVQNLRKHFLEHWESMKMELLQGTYEPQPVRRVEIQKPDGGVRLLGIPTVIDRFIQQAIAQVLTSLYDPTFSEHSYGFRPNRSAHDGVRKAQRYIQEGNRWVIDIDLEKFFDKVNHDKLMGKLAKRIEDKRLLKLIRKYLKSGIMINGIVTTSEKGTPQGGPLSPLLSNIVLDELDKELEERGHKFVRYADDCNIYVKTMKAGNRVMSSVTSFIEGKLKLRVNPNKSAVDRPWKRTFLGFSFTSHREPKVRIAKESVKRMKYKIREITSRKKPYPMDYRIEKLNQYLMGWCGYFALADTPSVFRIFDSWIRRRLRMCMWKAWKQPKTRVKKLIGLGVPSGKAYEWGNSRKGYWRISSSPILDKTLGNSYWSSKGLKSLLSRYETLRHPS, encoded by the coding sequence ATGTTGATGGAGCGAATACTATCACGCGAAAACCTGCTTTCTGCCCTGAAACGGGTGGAACGCAATAAAGGAAGCCATGGTGTGGATGGAATGCCCGTACAAAACCTACGGAAGCATTTCCTGGAACACTGGGAATCCATGAAAATGGAACTTCTTCAGGGAACCTATGAACCGCAACCTGTCCGCAGGGTCGAAATCCAGAAACCTGACGGAGGCGTGCGTCTATTAGGCATCCCTACCGTGATAGACCGCTTCATTCAACAGGCAATAGCCCAAGTGTTAACTTCTTTGTATGACCCTACGTTTTCAGAACATAGTTATGGATTTCGACCAAATCGAAGTGCTCATGACGGGGTGAGGAAAGCGCAAAGGTATATACAAGAAGGGAATCGATGGGTTATAGATATAGACCTAGAGAAATTCTTTGACAAGGTGAACCATGACAAACTCATGGGGAAACTTGCGAAACGAATTGAAGATAAACGTCTACTGAAGTTAATCCGTAAATACCTGAAGTCAGGAATCATGATAAATGGTATCGTGACGACAAGTGAAAAAGGTACTCCGCAAGGAGGACCCCTTAGTCCGTTACTTTCCAACATAGTTCTCGATGAACTTGATAAAGAACTGGAGGAAAGGGGACATAAATTTGTCCGCTACGCCGATGACTGCAATATCTACGTGAAAACGATGAAAGCAGGAAATCGGGTTATGAGTTCCGTTACTTCATTTATCGAAGGAAAACTTAAGTTGAGAGTGAATCCGAATAAATCCGCAGTTGACCGCCCTTGGAAGAGGACGTTTCTTGGATTCAGCTTTACTTCTCATAGAGAACCGAAGGTTCGGATTGCCAAAGAAAGCGTGAAACGGATGAAGTACAAAATCCGTGAGATAACTTCACGGAAGAAACCTTATCCGATGGACTACCGAATAGAGAAACTTAATCAATATCTTATGGGATGGTGCGGCTACTTTGCGTTGGCAGATACGCCGAGCGTATTCAGAATCTTCGATTCGTGGATCAGAAGAAGGCTTCGAATGTGTATGTGGAAAGCCTGGAAACAACCAAAAACTAGGGTGAAGAAGCTCATTGGATTAGGCGTCCCAAGCGGGAAGGCTTATGAATGGGGAAACTCGCGTAAAGGATATTGGAGAATTTCCAGCAGTCCAATACTAGATAAAACCCTTGGAAACTCCTATTGGAGTTCCAAAGGGCTTAAAAGTCTGTTATCTCGTTACGAAACTTTGCGTCATCCATCTTAA
- the fabF gene encoding beta-ketoacyl-ACP synthase II translates to METRRVVVTGVGAISPVGNTAEASWEAVINGKSGIGPLTRLDSEQFPVKVAAEVKDFDIEEYIPRKDARKMDRFTHYALAASIMAMKDAELEIDEELAPRAGVWIGSGIGGMETHEQQFKTFQEKGYRRVSPFFVPMMIPDMASGQVSIHFGARGINSCTVTACASGTNSIGDAFEVIKRGDADVMITGGTEAPITTMAVAGFCANTALSLNPDPAMASRPFDKNRDGFVIGEGAGILILEEYEHAVKRGAKIYAEIIGYGSTGDAHHITAPAPEGEGAARAMQQALDEAGLRPDQIGYINAHGTSTPYNDLFETMAAKTVFGEHAYKLAISSTKSMTGHLLGAAGGLEAIFTVKALQEGILPPTTNYETPDPECDLDYVVNEARKVDIDYAMSNSLGFGGHNASLVFKKI, encoded by the coding sequence ATGGAAACTAGACGTGTAGTAGTGACAGGAGTCGGCGCAATATCGCCGGTTGGAAATACAGCGGAAGCTTCTTGGGAAGCAGTAATCAATGGTAAGTCCGGTATCGGTCCACTAACCCGGCTGGATAGCGAACAGTTCCCGGTAAAAGTGGCTGCGGAAGTGAAGGATTTCGATATCGAGGAATATATTCCACGAAAAGATGCCCGCAAAATGGACCGCTTCACCCATTATGCATTGGCTGCATCCATCATGGCCATGAAAGACGCCGAGTTGGAAATAGATGAAGAACTGGCACCGCGTGCAGGTGTCTGGATCGGTTCCGGCATCGGCGGCATGGAAACGCATGAACAGCAATTCAAGACATTCCAGGAAAAAGGCTATCGACGTGTCAGCCCATTTTTCGTCCCGATGATGATTCCAGATATGGCGTCCGGCCAAGTATCTATCCATTTCGGAGCAAGAGGCATCAACTCATGTACAGTGACGGCATGCGCATCCGGCACAAATTCCATCGGAGACGCATTCGAAGTCATTAAACGTGGAGATGCTGATGTGATGATCACAGGCGGTACAGAAGCGCCAATCACAACAATGGCAGTCGCAGGTTTCTGTGCGAACACGGCACTTTCATTGAATCCAGACCCAGCGATGGCATCCCGTCCATTCGATAAAAACCGGGATGGATTTGTCATCGGAGAAGGAGCGGGCATCCTGATTCTCGAAGAATACGAACACGCCGTTAAACGCGGAGCCAAAATTTACGCGGAAATCATCGGCTACGGTTCAACGGGAGACGCCCACCATATTACAGCTCCTGCACCAGAAGGGGAAGGAGCAGCCCGTGCCATGCAGCAGGCGCTCGACGAAGCCGGCCTCCGTCCAGATCAGATCGGCTATATCAACGCACATGGTACAAGTACGCCATATAATGATTTATTTGAAACCATGGCCGCGAAAACAGTGTTTGGCGAGCATGCATACAAACTTGCCATCAGCTCAACTAAATCCATGACCGGTCATCTCCTCGGAGCGGCTGGCGGTCTGGAAGCGATTTTCACAGTAAAAGCGTTGCAGGAAGGCATCCTGCCTCCGACAACCAACTACGAAACACCAGATCCGGAATGCGATTTGGATTATGTAGTAAATGAAGCGCGCAAAGTCGACATTGATTATGCCATGAGCAATTCACTTGGCTTCGGCGGACACAACGCGTCACTCGTATTTAAAAAGATATAA